A genome region from Fusobacterium sp. DD2 includes the following:
- a CDS encoding MurR/RpiR family transcriptional regulator, whose amino-acid sequence MKKKILGYLDNNYNSFSKSFKKIADYIKYNQSIVSFISINELAKETKTSPATITRFSKNLGFKGYPDFQKIFQKEVEQQTSYMKDLKNSINDAQKNSNIVQDMINTNVELLQEMDALEIEKSLDQAVEWIQQSRKLYILGARGSYALAYYLYFMLKEFREGVELMISGASDFTDKLLYTQSNDLLFTISFHPYTNFTYQVTQFFKDHGNRVITVTDKKDSTLGNISDLVLTTKNGEKAYTFVPGTVIVNALLVKLGLQDKENVNEKFDKLKEITDRFNIYLDK is encoded by the coding sequence ATGAAAAAGAAAATATTGGGATATTTGGATAATAACTATAATAGTTTTAGTAAAAGCTTTAAGAAAATAGCTGATTACATTAAATATAATCAGAGTATTGTTTCATTTATATCTATTAATGAACTGGCTAAGGAAACTAAAACAAGTCCAGCCACAATAACGAGATTTTCAAAAAATTTGGGATTTAAAGGATATCCAGATTTTCAAAAGATATTTCAAAAAGAAGTTGAACAGCAGACTTCATATATGAAAGATTTAAAAAACAGCATAAACGATGCACAGAAGAACAGTAACATTGTACAGGATATGATTAATACCAATGTTGAACTTCTTCAGGAAATGGATGCATTGGAAATTGAAAAGAGTCTGGATCAGGCAGTAGAGTGGATTCAACAGAGCAGAAAACTATATATATTAGGTGCAAGAGGTTCATATGCCCTAGCTTATTATCTGTATTTCATGTTAAAGGAATTTAGAGAGGGAGTTGAGCTGATGATATCTGGAGCATCTGATTTTACTGATAAGCTGCTTTATACTCAGTCAAATGATTTGCTGTTTACCATTTCATTTCACCCTTATACAAATTTTACTTATCAGGTTACACAATTTTTCAAAGATCATGGAAATAGAGTTATCACAGTTACAGATAAAAAAGATTCTACATTGGGTAATATATCAGATCTTGTGCTTACAACTAAGAATGGAGAGAAGGCTTATACTTTTGTTCCAGGAACAGTTATTGTCAATGCACTTCTTGTAAAATTGGGATTACAGGATAAAGAGAATGTTAATGAAAAATTTGATAAATTAAAAGAGATTACAGATAGATTTAATATCTATTTAGATAAATAA
- the proC gene encoding pyrroline-5-carboxylate reductase translates to MKKIGFIGCGNMGEAFLKGIINSQMVLVENLYVYDKLKGNYINDTYGVNVLNDEISIVKECDVIFLAIKPNVYFEVIDKIKDAVNSTKIIVAMAPGVTMESIVDEIDNMSSKIVRTMPNLPLMVQEGCIAYAFNENIESEEKKYFKTLFEAIGTAVEIKEELFDAVIGASGSSPAFMFMFIEALADAAVFEGLPRDAAYKLVGQTMIGCGKMFLESGQHPGVLKDNVCSPGGTTIAGVKSLEEDGFRGAVIKAAVETIKKSKEMSKNK, encoded by the coding sequence ATGAAAAAAATAGGTTTTATCGGTTGTGGAAATATGGGAGAAGCCTTTTTAAAAGGGATTATTAACTCTCAAATGGTACTTGTTGAAAATCTTTATGTTTATGACAAATTAAAAGGTAACTATATAAATGATACATATGGTGTAAATGTATTAAATGACGAGATTTCAATAGTAAAAGAATGTGATGTTATATTCCTAGCTATTAAACCAAATGTATATTTTGAAGTTATTGACAAAATAAAAGATGCAGTTAACAGTACTAAAATAATTGTTGCTATGGCTCCTGGTGTGACTATGGAGAGCATTGTAGATGAAATAGATAATATGAGCAGTAAGATAGTGAGAACTATGCCAAATCTACCTTTAATGGTTCAAGAGGGTTGTATAGCTTATGCATTTAATGAAAATATTGAAAGTGAAGAAAAGAAATATTTTAAAACATTATTTGAAGCAATAGGTACTGCTGTTGAAATTAAGGAAGAATTATTTGATGCTGTTATAGGTGCATCAGGTTCTTCACCAGCATTTATGTTTATGTTTATAGAAGCTTTAGCAGATGCAGCTGTATTTGAAGGATTGCCTAGAGATGCAGCATATAAACTTGTAGGTCAAACAATGATAGGTTGTGGAAAGATGTTCCTTGAAAGTGGACAACATCCTGGAGTATTAAAAGATAATGTTTGCTCACCTGGTGGAACTACAATAGCTGGAGTAAAATCTCTTGAAGAGGACGGGTTTAGAGGTGCAGTGATAAAAGCTGCAGTTGAAACAATAAAAAAATCAAAAGAAATGAGCAAAAATAAATAA